The Bacteroidota bacterium region ACTGCACTCTGAACGAAGGACTGGGCAAGGTGTTACGCTATGGTGCCTTCGGCGATGATGTAATCACCCGTCTGAAATGGATGGAGCAAATTATGTATCCTATTCTGAAAGATGCTGTGACGCATCTGGGCCGTATCGACCTGAAAAGCATGATTGCGCAGGCTTTGCATATGGGTGACGAAGTTCACAACCGCAACCGTGCAGGTACCTCATTATTTTTCAGAGCCATCGCACCCGCCATTATGCGTACGGTAAAGAATATGGAAGACGCTGCTAAAGTACTGGAATTCATCAATGGCAACGACCATTTTTTCCTGAACCTTTCCATGCCGGCTTCGAAAGCTGTATTGGATGCTGCGCGTAATATTGAGAACAGCAGCGTGGCAGTGGTGATGGCGCGCAATGGTACAGATTTCGGCGTACAGCTTGCCGGAACAGGAGATGCATGGTTCACGGGTGCTGCACTGGTGCCGGATGCACTTTATTTTCCGGGCTTCACAAAAGCAGATGCCAATCCCGATATCGGCGACAGCGCAATTACTGAGACCGGTGGTCTTGGCGGATTTGCAATTGCCGCAGCGCCTGCTATCGTGCAGTTCGTGGGAGGCACAGCAAAGGACGCTGTAAGCTACACCATGCAGATGTATGAAATAACGGCAGCAGAAAATAATATGTACCAGATACCCTATCTGAACTTCAGAGGAACACCCACAGGAATAGATGTTGTAAAGGTGATTGAAAAATCGCTGACACCGTTTATTGATACGGGTGTTGCTCATAAAAACCCCGGCGTCGGTCAGGTGGGAGCCGGTGTGCTGAGTGCGCCTATTGAGCCATTTATCAAGGCTTATGAAGGGTTGGCCGCGAAGCTGAAATAAAACGATTTGTTAAAATAGAAAGGTGAAATCACCGGCTTTTTATAAAATGAGCCTCAATCTTACATTTAGGGCTTTTGATGATATTTTGCACTCCTTATTTTTAGTTTAATTGAATAAAAATTACGTAATTTTACCTTCGCATTAAGCAGAACCCAAATAATTTCTAATAATAATTATACGTAGGAGATTTTAATAATGAAGAATGAAGAGTTTTTTCAATTTATGAATGACATTCAGGTTTATGACCTTACTCAACGCTTAAGCATTCATACACCGCCCTGGCCAAGTTATATGCCATTGGGAATTCAGTATTTCAAAAGGCTGGCAGGAGCACATATGGGACAGGGTGCCAATGGGCAGATTATCACAACCAGTAACCATGTGGGAACACATATCGACGGAGAAATTCATTTTCATGCAAGTGGTCGCACCATTGGTGATGTTCCCATCGAAGAATGGATTGGCCCCGGTGTTGTTGTGGATATTTCTGATGAGGTTGGCGATTACGACCTGTATTCACCGGAAATGCTGATGAAAAAAGCAGAAATCAAAAAAGGTGATATCCTTATTATCAATACCGGTTATCATAAATATGCATGGGATCAGGAAGGTTCTGACGAGCTGCGTTATTTTGTGAAACATCCCGGACCAAGTCCCGAATTCCACGAATGGGCGCTTGATATGAAAATAAAATGGATTGGTGTGGACTGCGGAAGTGCCGATCATCCCATGAATACAATCATCCGTAACTGGCACCCGAAAGCTTTCATTGAAGCTGATAAAAAATTAAAAGCCAAATACGGCAAAGACTGGGATGAAATGTTCCCCACAGAAGAGTTTTATCAGGTGATGCACCTGAAGCTCTTCCCGAAAAAATTAGTGCATGCTGAAAATATCGGTGGCGATATTGCAAAGCTCAGCAACAAACGCGTATGGATTGGTTTATTCCCACTCCGCGGTATCGAGCTTGAGTCATCGATGTGCCGTCTTGTTGCGCTTGCACCGAAATAAGAAAAATTTAAATTGTATTGCAAATCAAGTATCGAACATTCGGTACTTGGTTTGTTTTTCAGAGTAGGCTAAGATTGTTATTTTTTGATTTAATCTAAATCAGTAAACAGAGTTTCCTGTCACTATTTATTAATTTTTGACATTATGCCCATATCGCACGAATTTACTTATTGCAAGCCTGCAACCTTGCGGGAAGCATTGAAAACGCTCACCAAATTCGGAAATAACGCTCGTATTCTCGCCGGTGGTACCGATCTGGTTGTGCGTCTGAAAGAAGGCATTGAAGAGCCTGCAATGCTTATTGACATCAAAGCAATTGATGAACTCAAAAAGATTGAGCTCATTGGGCGCCGCCTGCATATTGGCGCATTGGTCACATTTACCGACCTGATAAATTCTACCATCGTGAAGGAAGAATTTCCGTTGCTGCATGAAGCCTCAAAAACCGTTGCTTCTGTGGGAACACGCAACCGTGCTACAGTGGTTGGAAATATCTGCTCAGCGGTTCCTTCGCTCGATTCAGGTCCGGCATTGCTGAACTATGATGCCATTGTCTGTGTGAAAAGTGCCAGAGGGAAACGAAATATTCCTATCAGCCAATGGTTCACCGGTCCGAAGAAAACAATGCGTGAACCCGATGAGATTGTTACCGGATTAATTATTCCGCGCGTGAAGGGAAAACACCGTGCATATTACGGAAAATTAGGCCGCTATTCAGGTGAGGATCTGGCTCAGGCAGGGGTTGGTATTCTTGGCTTCCGCAACGACCAATACCGCATCGCGTATTGTGCTGTTGGGCCGGTACCGCGCCGTGCCGAGAAACTCGAAGCGCTTTTATTCGGAAAGAAAATAACGGATGAACTGATTGAACAATGCAAGCAACTCATTGAAGAAGAAATCAGTCCCATCACAGATATAAGGGCCAGCAAGGAATACCGCATGCACATGGTCAAAACCATGTTCGAGCGTGGCATCAGGCAGGTAACCGCAAAGAAATAATTTATTATCGTAAAATAATATCTAAGGATATGTCTAAAATAACGATCAGGTTAAATAACGAAAACCGCAGCGTTGAAGTTGATCCGAATGATGTCCTGCTGGATGTCCTGAGAGACAAGCTTGGCGCGAAAAGCCCAAAATGTGGCTGTGACCGGGGCGACTGTGGCGCTTGTGCCGTTTTATTCAATGGGAAAAGCGTTCGGTCATGTCTTATTCTCGCCATTGAAGCTGATGGACAAGAAATCATCACCGCCGAAGGATTATCAGGCAAAGATCTTTCACCGGTACAAAATGCTTTTGTGGAATTCAATTCATTCCAGTGCGGTTTCTGCGCTCCGGGCATCATCATTTCAGCCACCGAGCTGCTTAATAACAACCCTTCTCCTACACGTGAAGATGTAAAAGAAGCACTCTCAGGAAATCTTTGCAGATGCACGGGTTACACACCGATAATTGATGCAGTAGTTAGTTGTTCCAAAACCGAGTAAGCCATGGAGACAAACGAAAATAATAACAATACAGATATCCTGACAAATACTCAGGAACATGAAACATTCGTGCATCCCGCAGCTGACGTTGCAAAGGACGTTCCACTGAAATTTGTGGGACAATCTGTAACGCGCATTGACGGTCTTGAAAAAATGACCGGCGCTGCGCTTTATGCGGATGACCTTGACTTCGGACCGACGCTGCTTCATGCACAGATTGTAGAAAGCACAAAAGCACATGCCATCATTAAAAGCATTGATTTTGCTGATGCTGCAAAAATTGAAGGCGTTGTTGCCGTATTCACGGGCAAGGATTTTCCTTTCAAATTCGGTCTTTATATGAAAGATCGTTTCGTGTTTGCACAGGATAAAGTGCGCTTTATCGGAGAACAGGTGGCAGCAGTGGTTGCCCGTGATCCAAAGATTGCAAAGCGTGCGGCAAAACTTGTTAAGGTGGAGTATGAAGAACTTCCCGAAATGCTTGACCAGTTGAAAGCACTGGAGCCGGGTGCAACCCTGCTTCATCCTGAACTCGCCGATTATCCTCATGTGCCCTGGTTTTTCCCTCAGGCAAATACCAATATCGCACATCACCGTAAGGTGCGCAAAGGCAATACAGAGAGCGCTTTCGCAGAAGCGGATTTTGTGCTTGAAGATACTTATAATGTGCCTCGTTACGCGCATTGCGCCATTGAATTCCATTCAGCAATCGGTAAAGTTGACCATTCGGGAAGGCTTACGGTATGGGCATCATCACAATCGCCCAATACGCAGCGTAATCTTTTTGCAGAAGCGCTCTCATCATTGGGCTATTCGCATAAAGACGTCCGCGTAATTGCGCCTTATGTAGGTGGAGGATTTGGCGGAAAGGCGGGAGTTACCATGGAGATTCTTGCTGCCGCACTTGCAACCAAACTCAAAGGTTATCCTGTAAAGATTATGTGGTCGCGTGAACAGGAATTTTATAATACGTATCAGAGACTGGGCGTTGTTGCAAAATTGAAAATTGGTGTTAAGAACGACGGCACCCTGGTAGCACTCGACCATCGCTTATACTGGGATGCGGGCGCTTATGTTGAATATGGTGCCAATGTTGTAAATTCTGTGGGGCTTTCCGCTACCGGTCCATACCGAATTCCAAATGTCTCTATCGATTCATTCTGCATTTATACCAATCTGCCTCCGGGAGGCGCATACCGCGGATTCGGTTATTCGGAGTTTTTATTCGGTCTCGAATCGCACATGACACGCATCGCCAATCATCTGGGCATCGACCCTGTTGAAATAAGAAGACGCAATGCCATTAATGAAGGTGATACTCTCGCATACGGTGCGCACATGAATCCTAACGGTATGCAGCAGTGTATCGATAAGGTGGTGAAAGAAATTGAATGGGGTAAGAAAGAAATTTCCAAAGACCCTAACAAGGTGCTGGGAAAAGGTTTTTCACTCTTGTGGAAAGCGCCTGCCATGCCACCCAACGCATCATCGTCGGCATTTCTGAAATTCAATGAAGATGCTTCACTCAATATTTTAATTTCCGGAATGGATATCGGACAGGGCCTGCTTACCGTAATGGCGCAGGTTGCTGCTGAAGTGTTGTCAATTCCGCCTTCAAAGATTCGCGTTGAACTTCCCGATACCGACCGTAATCCATACGAATGGCAAACGGTGGGTTCGCATGTTACCTGGGGCTGTGGCAATGCCGTAAAACTGGCCGCTATTGATGCACGCGATCAGATATTCAAACTGGTGGAACGTGCGCTGGATATTCCGTTTGATACATTATTCCTTGAAGATGAATGCGTGAAGAGCACTTCAAAATCCGGATGGGAACTGCCGTTGCGCAGTTTTGTTATCAACGGTATCATGAAAGAAGACGGTACTTTTAAGGGTGGCCCGATAAACGGTCGCGGTACATTTATGCCGGAGTTTACTTCAACCAATGCCGATCCGGAAACCAGTCAGGGCGGGCACCCCAATGTGCATTATACTGTTGGTGCTGCCGCACTGTTACTCGAAATAGATAAAGTTACCGGCAAAATGAAAGTGCTGAAAGTCGCCGAAGCGCTGGATGTCGGAAAAGCAATCAATCCGGATTTGGTAAAAGGCCAAATTGTGGGTGGCATTGTGCAAGGCCTGGCAACCGTGCTTTATGAGGATATGCGTTTTGACAGCAGAGGCAAAATGCTGAATCCAAACTTCACCGATTACAAACTTCCTACTTCACTTGACACGCCCGATGAAATAGTTTCTATAATTGTGGAAGTGGCGCAGCCCGACGGTCCATACGGTGCTCGTGGTGTGGGTGAGCATACGATGCTGCCTGCCGCTCCGATGATTGCAAACGCTGTTGAAGATGCACTGGGTATTCGCATTAAATCAATGCCTATTACGGCCGAAAAAGTGGCAATGGCCATCATCGAAAAAGCGAAACAGGAAAAGTTAGTGAACCCGGAAAATAACGATCAGTAGAAATATATTTGATGAGCAAACCACTTGAGAATGTAAAAATACTTGACCTGACACGAGTGCTTGCAGGTCCTTTCTGTACCATGATACTGAACGACCTCGGCGCTTATGTGCTCAAGGTTGAAATGCCCGAAACCGGCGATGACTCGCGCGCATTCGGCCCGTTCAAAAACGAGCAGAGCCTTTATTTTGTGAGCATCAACCGCGGCAAGGACAGCATCTCGCTGAATCTGAAAACAGAAAAAGGACGTAAGATACTGAAGCAACTGGTTGAGAAATTTGATGTGATTATTGAAAACTACAGACCGGGGACTATGGAAAAACTCGGGCTCGGTTACGAAACACTCAAAGAAGTAAATCCTGCTATTATTTATGCCGCATCCTCCGGATTTGGCCATACAGGACCGGATTCGCAGAAACCTGCGTACGATATTTTAGCGCAGGCGATGGGCGGTGTGATGAGCATCACCGGCTGGCCCGATTCACCGCCAACCCGTGTCGGTATGTCCCTGGGCGATATCACTGCATCATTGTACACTGCCATTGGCATTAATGCCGCATTATACCACCGTGCACTTACGGGTCGCGGACAAAAGATAGACGTTAGCATGCTCGACTGTCAGGTTTCTATTTTAGAAAATGCACTGGCGCGCTTTCAGGTCGATGGCACTTCGCCCAAACCGCTTGGAAATCGTCATCCGACCATTTCACCCTTTCAGGCATTCAAAGCTAAAGACGAATATCTTGTCATAGCATTGGGCAACGACAGTTTGTGGGATAAGTTCTGCTGTTGCATTGAACATACTGAACTGATTAAAGATTCTCGTTTTGTGACCAACGCGCTGCGTACAAAAAATGTCGGTGAGCTTGCCGTTATCATTGAAGGCATACTGGGAACGAAGAATGCAGAGCATTGGTATAACATTTTTGAAAAAGCACAGATTCCTTACAGCCCCATCAATACCATTGATAAGGTGGTTACCAACCGACAGGTTTTGTCGCGCAATATGATTGTTGAAGTGGAAGATAAAAAGGCGGGCATGGTAAAGATTGCCGGAAATCCTATAAAGATGACCAGTGTTCCCGAACGCACCTACCGCGATCCTGCTCCCGAAGTGGGAGAACACAACGACCTGATATTTGGTGACCTTTTAGGATACAGTCCTGTGGAAATTGAAAGGCTTAAAGCCGAAGGAGTGATATGACCTTAATTGCATCCATGCCGCTTGCAGTAACCGCTTCGAAACTCAGAAGCGGCGAGCTCAATTTGATATATTTTATAAATTCACTGTGCGATCGTATCGAATTATTTGATCCGCAGATAAACGCATTCCTGCCTGAAATGGGGCGTCGCGAACGCCTTTTGAAAGAAGCAGACACCCTGCTGAAACGATATCCGGACCCTGATACGCGGCCATTATTCTTCGGGATTCCGATAGGAGTGAAGGATATTTTTCGTGCTGATGGTTTTGAAACACATTGCGGTTCCGCTTTGCCCGAAACCTTGTTTCGTGGTACCGAGGCTGCATCGGTAAGTCGCCTGAAGGAGCTGGGAGCACTCGTTGCCGGCAAGGTGGTAACGACTGAATTTGCCTACTTCGAACCGGGACCGACAAAGAATCCGCATAATATTGAACATACACCGGGTGGTTCAAGCAGCGGCTCTGCTGCTGTGGTTGCTGCGGGCTTGCTGCCTTTTGCTTTCGGCACGCAAACAATAGGTTCGGTAGTTCGTCCTGCTGCCTTTTGCGGTGTGTTTGGTTACAAACCAACCTACGGAAGAATTGATGCGTCAGGCGTGATACCTTTTTCTGTTTCGGCAGACCATATCGGTTTTTTTACACAGGATATGGAGGGTGTCGTTTTAGCCGCATCTGTGCTTTGCAATAAATGGAATGAAGAAATAGCGCTGACCGCAGATAAAATTGCACTTGGTATTCCTTGCGGAAGGTATTTTGAACAGGCTTCTGACGAGATAAAAAATATTTTTATCGCTCAAACCGAAGCCCTGAAGCATGCTGGATTTGTTATAAAAGAAGTTGACCTTTTTGAAGATATTGAAGAAATTAATCGCGTCCATCGCCTGATGGTTGCTGCTGAAATGGCCGAAGTGCACAAGGGCTGGTTCAAAGAAAATGAAGCGCTGTACAGGCAAAAAACATGGGACCTTATTGTAGAAGGATTCGACATCTGCAGCAGCGATTTGCACGATGCCATTAACGGTCGTTTTAAACTCAGAGACCGTATTGAGGCCGCAAAAGCAGAATATGGTATTGACCTGTGGGTGACACCTGCCACCATAACACCTGCCACACACGGACTGGAGTCAACAGGCAGCCCCTTGATGAGCCTTCCGTGGACGTATGCCGGATTGCCCTCACTCAATATTCCAGGCTGGAAGAATGATGAAGGTCTCCCGGTAGGATTGCAGTTTACCGGTTCATTTAACCGTGATGAAACCTTCTTATTGCAGTGCGCGGTAGTTCATGCCGCGTTGAGTGCCTGAGTAATCCTTTATTGAACATCTCCCGTATAACACCTATTCTTTAGCAATCTTGCGGATATAACTGCCTTCTGAATTCTTCAGCTCAACGAAATAAATACCGCGGGCGAGTTTCTCAACATCAATAACCTTGACACTCTGCCCCTGTGCCGTGGTGAATTGTTCAGTATATACATTACGTCCGGTTACATCGGTGAGGTTAACCAGAGCGTTGGCGATGGTTGTTGAAGTAAAGCTCAGATTGAGTTTTTCTGTAACAGGGTTAGGATAAATGCTCAGGTCACGGATGCTGCCGAATTCCTGAACACTGCCGCAGGGATATACGAGGGCTGTATCAGCAATGCGTGCACTAATACAGGTTGGTTCCTGAACTTCCCAGTCGTAGAAATAATAATAATTGCCAAACACATTATAAGGTGGAAGTGAGGCACTGGATTGTGTGATGCTGAATAAACCCGCGGTTGTATATGGATAAGTGGCGGCGCCATTATTGTCGCGCCACAGATTTGGATATCCATCGCCTACGAGCTGGAAACCGGTTCCGACAGGTACATTGAAATTTAACGTAACACGGCTCTGCCCATCAGGTACATTCACGGTGAGGGATTGCAAAATGCTCTGAGATGAGTTTCTCAGGAGAATTGTACGGTTGCCTGCACCCGTTGCATATACTTTTACCGAAACAATGGTTAAAGGAACGTAGGTGTCAAAAATCTCATAATGAATATTGCTCTGATTGCCGTAATATCCGCCACTTCCATTATTGGTTTTACCGCCATAAACCGAAGGATTGGCTTGTTTGTCTTCAACATAATATACCGTTGTGGTACTGATTACGGGGGTAATAAATGTTCCGCCTGAATTTAAAAGATTTCCGCCAATGGCTGCATCATACCAATCGAGGCTGCCGGTTCCGGTTGCTGTGAGTGTAACCTGTCCGGAGTCACATACTGAGCCTCCCGTAACTGCCGGGGCTGCCGGTAAATTTGTGGTTATATAACTTGTTTTTGTTTCGGTATCGGTGCCAAAACTATTTCCTGAAGTCAACGAAACAGTAAATGTACCAATGCTTGTAAACGCGTGTAAAGGGTTTTGTACTGTTGATGAAGTCCCGTCACCAAAATCCCACAAACAGCTTGTTGGGGCGTTTGTTGACATGTCTGTGAATTGAACAAGACCAATACAGCTTGTTGTTACATCAGCTTCGAAATTAGCTGCAGGAGCCGCATTTGGTAAATTGCACTGCCATGTAGCTTTGAATCCTGATTTCACCAGCCCCTGGTCGGTGGTCTGGCGAATGGTGATGCTGCTGGCTGTGGAAGTTATGATTCCTCCATTTGGAAGGTTGGTGCCGTCGTATTGACCTATCAGCGGGCTGTTTACTGTGGGGCCGTTGTATACATACAGGTAATCAAAGCCCGATTCGAAATCAAAAGCGCTGAACGTAAGTGTTACGGAAGATGCTCCTGCAGGCGAAATCGTGATGTGTCCGTCTGTGTCGTTCGAATAATCGCCGTTTTCGCCGCCGCTGTCAAACAATGAACCGGTGCAACATGTAAGTAACGGACCTGCTCCGGTTGCCGGAACAGATGCAATATTCGAATTGCCGGGATCGATGCTGATAAATGCTGTATTGGTAAGACTGTCTTTTCCGCAAACGCCTCCATCGGCAACAAGTTTTACATCATACGTTCCTGCGGCAGCATAAGTGTGTGATGGGCTTGAGGTGGTAGTATTTGCGCCATCACCAAAATCCCATTTGTAGGTTTGGGCATTTGTTGAATTATTAATAAAATTGACTGTTACGGGTGCAGAACAGAAAGTCTGAAAATCAGAGGAAAAGTCAACAGTAACATTGGGCGAATATATACCGCCAACACCAACCGCATACCATGCGTTTGTTACAGCTTCGACTTTTGGAGTGCATCCTCCAAAAAGGTCTGTTGCAGAAACAATGCTGTAAAAACGAGCGTCGGCATAGCCCGATGAGGGTGTGAGATAAATCGTAAGAGTGCGGAATGCAACGGCAGCGGCCGAATCTATTCCAATGCCGGTAACGTTATACGCATTGCCGATATCGTTGGTGCCGCTACCGCCTTGCGATGTGAGATAAAACCAATGGCTGAGTACGGTACTGTTCTGATGAACTTCCTGACCCGGATCCCAGTTCGTACCAAGATACGTATCCGGATTTTGTGTGGCATTCGGGTTGGCAATATTTCTAAGGGCAACGCCTATATCTTCTCCTTCGGTCCAGTTGCCTGTTTGCAACGGAGGCTTCGCATAAATCTCAATGGCAGTTCCAAAAACATCGCTGTACCCTTCGCTCAATGCTCCCGATTCATCAGCATATACCAGGTTTGCCGTAAAATTTGTCAGTCCGTGTGTAATTTCATGACCACAAATATCAAGTGTTGTAAAGGCGGTCATTGTGCCGTCACCGTCGCCATATGTCATGCGTGTGCCATCCCAGAAGGCATTTGCATAATTTGCATCGTAGTGTATATAACTCAAAAGTGCTAAACCGTTTCCGTCTATGCTGTTCCGCCCGAACTTCGTAAAATAATAATCATAGGTTTTTTCTGAACTCCAGTGAGCGTCACCTGCTACCTCATCCTGATTCGCATTCGCATTATTCCAGTAATTATCTGCATCGGTGAAATCAACGGCAGCATTGTAATCCGTGCCTGTATTCATATCAAAGGTTTGGATGCCGCCACCACGACCGGTTTCGCGTAAACGATACTGTCCAGGTGCCGTTGAGTCAGTAGTAATTGTCCGTGTTTGATTGTATTTTGTAACTGCCTGTCCGGGCACATCGGTTGTATAAAGTTTATTTTGACGTGCAATTATTTTTCCCGTTTCTGCATCCACAAAAACATCTTCGCGCAGCAAGGGCTCTTTGGCATAGATATCAAAACGCCAGGCGTAATTATAGGATGTTCCCGATTTGAATATTTCAATTTTTCCTGTCGGGAAATAGCTGGCATCCGGTGTGCCTTTGTATTGTTTTATCCACTTCTCATCCGAAGGACTCTGCCACATATATGTGTTAGCATTTACCGTGGTCAGTGCAAGATTCAGTGCTGTATTTTCAGAAAGTGTTGACACATTCCCGATATTCATGCTGCTGTGAATAGTGCCGTTTATAGAGGCAATCTTGCCATTTTTTGTATGAACGATAAAAATACCGTCGTTAACCGGAATGTTGTTGAAGGTTTGCTGATAGCGATAATGAATCATCCCTATGAGGTCCTGTTCTGTTGACAGTAATACAAATCCCATGGTGGGTGAAACCCTGAGATTCGTGTTGAGCCAATTGCCCAAATCTTTCATCTCCGGTTGCGCTGTTTCGCTGAATTTAATAAAGGTTGGATTTTCAGCACCGGCTTCCATGCGTATCATTTCGCTTCCGCGGATTTTTGCACGTGCATCCTTACCGTAAATAACTTGCGAAAAGCTCGCATAAGGCAGTAACATTGTTACAACCAGCAATAATAAAACGTTATTTTTCATAGTTTGCGTTAATTAAGAACTAATTTTTGTGTAGTAAAATTAGTATTATTTGCAATTCTGATGAAATAAATTCCACGCGCAAAATTGCTCAAATCAATATTACCGTAATTTATTCCGGTATGTAAGGAAATCGATTCTGACAACACAACTCTACCTGTAACATCGGTCAAACAAATCACGGATGTGTTCCCATCTTTAGAATTGATAATGTATGATACGATTCCTTTTGAAGGATTCGGGAAGAATGAAACACCTGCGGCTGCGGCCTGTTCACCTATCCCGGTAACGGTAACATTGAGTAAGTTGGACGTATCGGCAATACAGCCGTTCTGGTCGGTATTTATAACATAATAATCACCGTTGGCAACTGCAATATAAAATGCGCCTGTTGCTCCGGGAATCAACGTGCCGTTCAGGTACCACTGATTTCCTGTGGGGATATCGGAGAAGAGTGTATCATTACTCTGAGTGATAACAGGAACGGCCGGTGCTGGCCATACATTTACCAATGTGGCAGGTGATGTAGCCGTTCCGCAATTGGAGGTAACTATTACCGAATAATTGCCCGGAGTACTCACAGTGAGGGATGACGAAATTTCTCCCGCAATGGGATTCCCGTCATTCAGCCATTCATAGGTGTATCCGTTTCCGGTATTTGCAAAGAGTGTTACCGAATCTCCTGCGCATAACGACACCTGACCGGCAGGTGCAAGTGTTGCAAGTGCAGTTGTTGTTTCCGTTACCGAAATTACCGTTGAAGTATCAGTACCGCAGAAGTTATAGATAACTACAGCGTAATTGCCAGCTCCGTGAGCGGAATAACTATTACCGTTTACACCATTCATCACAGTGCCGTTGTTTAACCACATAAAGTTATAACCGATACCGGTGCCCGCCTGAAGCGTTACGGAGTCACCTGTACAAATAGTAGTGCTTGTGAGTGCTGTAAGATTTGCTTGGGGCGTTTGATTTACATTTACTGTGAAGAAAACACAGGGAGTTGTTACCGCGCATGTGCCTCCGGTAATTCTTGCCCAATAGGTTATGGTCGTCGATAAAGGTCCGGTAAATAACGAACTGTTTATTGCGCCATTCAGGATGCCTGAGCCGCATGTGCTTCCTGTGCCCCATTCATACGAAGCACCGTCGCCCAATGAGCCGCCCTGAATATTTAACACATCCATTCCGCCTGAGCAAATATCGGCATATCCGCTAATTGATGCAGGATTTGTTGAGGGTTGGTGTATCGCAATAGTTATAATGTTCGATACGGATGATGTGCAGCCGGGATTAGACACAACAGCCTGATAGGAGGTCGGAGTAGTAAGTCCGGGAGTATTATAGGTCGCATAAATCTCGCCTGAAATGTTCTGCCATGTTCCACCTGCATTGGTCTGCCATTGAATATTGCCTGAATATCCGCTGAGTGTAATACTTGTTCCTGAACCTGAGCAAACAGCCGTTGCATATGGCGTTGCAGTGCCTGCCATGGTTGAACTTCCCAGTGTTACCATGGCAATGGTTGAAGTATCCGGACTGCAGATACCGCTCGTTAATATTGCTCTGTATGACACCGGTGAATTTAAGTTAGGGGTATTATAAGTTACAGAAGTTGCGCCCGGTATATTCTGCCACGAACCGCTTGAATCGGTTTGCCACTGTATGCTTCCGGCATATGCAGTGAGTGTAATTGTACTGCTGGTTCCGGTACATACCGGTGTAACAGCAGTTGCAATTCCGCCAATTGCCAGCGGATTTACTGTAACTGTTGCCGTAGTTGAATTTGCCGATGTACATACTCCGCTGGTTACT contains the following coding sequences:
- a CDS encoding DUF1116 domain-containing protein; protein product: MAINDLFGKDLNVINTGLASFAENLNNCGVHAVNVDWKPPVNIAKELVAKIEKNADKIAAANKLATDKILSGMPVVVGLDVALNVIPGMKKNLILHSGPPITWERMCGPTRGAIMGALIYEGLAKDISEAEKLASSGAIEYAPCHEHSSVGPMAGIISASMPVWIVKNEAYGNFAYCTLNEGLGKVLRYGAFGDDVITRLKWMEQIMYPILKDAVTHLGRIDLKSMIAQALHMGDEVHNRNRAGTSLFFRAIAPAIMRTVKNMEDAAKVLEFINGNDHFFLNLSMPASKAVLDAARNIENSSVAVVMARNGTDFGVQLAGTGDAWFTGAALVPDALYFPGFTKADANPDIGDSAITETGGLGGFAIAAAPAIVQFVGGTAKDAVSYTMQMYEITAAENNMYQIPYLNFRGTPTGIDVVKVIEKSLTPFIDTGVAHKNPGVGQVGAGVLSAPIEPFIKAYEGLAAKLK
- a CDS encoding cyclase family protein, with amino-acid sequence MKNEEFFQFMNDIQVYDLTQRLSIHTPPWPSYMPLGIQYFKRLAGAHMGQGANGQIITTSNHVGTHIDGEIHFHASGRTIGDVPIEEWIGPGVVVDISDEVGDYDLYSPEMLMKKAEIKKGDILIINTGYHKYAWDQEGSDELRYFVKHPGPSPEFHEWALDMKIKWIGVDCGSADHPMNTIIRNWHPKAFIEADKKLKAKYGKDWDEMFPTEEFYQVMHLKLFPKKLVHAENIGGDIAKLSNKRVWIGLFPLRGIELESSMCRLVALAPK
- a CDS encoding xanthine dehydrogenase family protein subunit M, which translates into the protein MPISHEFTYCKPATLREALKTLTKFGNNARILAGGTDLVVRLKEGIEEPAMLIDIKAIDELKKIELIGRRLHIGALVTFTDLINSTIVKEEFPLLHEASKTVASVGTRNRATVVGNICSAVPSLDSGPALLNYDAIVCVKSARGKRNIPISQWFTGPKKTMREPDEIVTGLIIPRVKGKHRAYYGKLGRYSGEDLAQAGVGILGFRNDQYRIAYCAVGPVPRRAEKLEALLFGKKITDELIEQCKQLIEEEISPITDIRASKEYRMHMVKTMFERGIRQVTAKK
- a CDS encoding (2Fe-2S)-binding protein is translated as MSKITIRLNNENRSVEVDPNDVLLDVLRDKLGAKSPKCGCDRGDCGACAVLFNGKSVRSCLILAIEADGQEIITAEGLSGKDLSPVQNAFVEFNSFQCGFCAPGIIISATELLNNNPSPTREDVKEALSGNLCRCTGYTPIIDAVVSCSKTE
- a CDS encoding xanthine dehydrogenase family protein molybdopterin-binding subunit, which gives rise to METNENNNNTDILTNTQEHETFVHPAADVAKDVPLKFVGQSVTRIDGLEKMTGAALYADDLDFGPTLLHAQIVESTKAHAIIKSIDFADAAKIEGVVAVFTGKDFPFKFGLYMKDRFVFAQDKVRFIGEQVAAVVARDPKIAKRAAKLVKVEYEELPEMLDQLKALEPGATLLHPELADYPHVPWFFPQANTNIAHHRKVRKGNTESAFAEADFVLEDTYNVPRYAHCAIEFHSAIGKVDHSGRLTVWASSQSPNTQRNLFAEALSSLGYSHKDVRVIAPYVGGGFGGKAGVTMEILAAALATKLKGYPVKIMWSREQEFYNTYQRLGVVAKLKIGVKNDGTLVALDHRLYWDAGAYVEYGANVVNSVGLSATGPYRIPNVSIDSFCIYTNLPPGGAYRGFGYSEFLFGLESHMTRIANHLGIDPVEIRRRNAINEGDTLAYGAHMNPNGMQQCIDKVVKEIEWGKKEISKDPNKVLGKGFSLLWKAPAMPPNASSSAFLKFNEDASLNILISGMDIGQGLLTVMAQVAAEVLSIPPSKIRVELPDTDRNPYEWQTVGSHVTWGCGNAVKLAAIDARDQIFKLVERALDIPFDTLFLEDECVKSTSKSGWELPLRSFVINGIMKEDGTFKGGPINGRGTFMPEFTSTNADPETSQGGHPNVHYTVGAAALLLEIDKVTGKMKVLKVAEALDVGKAINPDLVKGQIVGGIVQGLATVLYEDMRFDSRGKMLNPNFTDYKLPTSLDTPDEIVSIIVEVAQPDGPYGARGVGEHTMLPAAPMIANAVEDALGIRIKSMPITAEKVAMAIIEKAKQEKLVNPENNDQ